The genomic region gcgacgtTGGAAGGTGGCGTGCTGCGGGGGAGGTATGGGGGCGCGGACGGCTGGCCTAAGAATCGGAACTGTGCGGCGGTGGCAACGGGGTGGAGCAGCTGGGTGTGCTGGCTGTCGATGGGAGGATGAGAATGACCTATATGCCACTGACTGGCGGTCTAGGAGGAGTAGGTGGACATTGCGCGCGTTCACCTTGTGTCCGCGCCAACGCAAATAAGGCCAAAATATAGACTGGAAATGAGTCAGCAGACGAACAAAAAGCAAAGACACGTCTGTTTGAATTGATGTGTTAGGTCGAATTTTGTGTCCGTTTGAACGCGTGGACAAAatggttggagttgctcttagcttCTCAAAAAGCAGAGAAGCCATGGCCAGCGGCCGCGTGGAACGTGAGGACGTGCTGGGACGACTGCCGACGGGAAGAGCAGCCATGCGAGGTTGCGAGAGCGGAGCAGCAGTAAATTGGTGGGTGGTGGTGGGAAGCAACAAATCGACGGGGAACAAACATATCTGTGCCGAAAGGAGACCTATCTGTGCCGAAAGGAGACCGAGaatctcttctctttttttttccagGGAAAGCATTTCATTACTTGATTGATAATATTTTTACAATCGTTCATAATAATAATACTAATCTTCTGAGAAACATTTGCTAACCAACAAGCTGTTCGTTCTTGTGCTCGTCCAATGGATGCCATAGCATGCCCAGCCTTGTTCTGCATCCGACTAATCTTCTTGATCTGAGCTTGCCTCTCCTTCAACAGGTCTGAGATTTCAGCCACTTGGTACATGTTTCTCGATCGATCGGGTGAGCAAGCATTGACCAGAGACAAAATTTCAGCACAGTTCGTCTCCACTAGTAGCGGCTTCTGGGACCAATGCAACGCCAACTTGAGAAAATCAATCAGGAGAAGGAGGCCGAAAATTaatcaaggaagaagaacaagagaaGAAAATCAATCTAGATTGGACGAGTTGTTGCGGCCAAGGATAAGAGAAAACCTAGGGCTTCAATATCTTGTTACAAAATATGCAACGAGCATCTTGATGTTGATGCAAAAATAACTAACTTTTACTCTCTCTGTTTCagattactcgtcgtggttttagttcatggcggagggagtatattttaagGCCTTAAAATTCCTCTCAACAGATGATGTAAATGTAAAAAAAAAAATTACATCTCTACCTCACGGAGATGTAAAATACTACACCTCGTGATGTAAATTTACATCTCCAACCGCGAGAGATGTAAACCCAGATGCAAAACTGCCAGCCGCCCACCAAACCAACCGCCATGGAATTTTCTCTCCCGTCCCCTGACTGACTGCCTACCTCAATCTGCtgtcgcgccgccggcccgccgcatCCCACCGTTGGTAGATCCGGCCCCGACTCTCCCCGTCTCCGGTGCCGTCGCTTTTCCACCGCCCTTCGCCTAAGAATTGGATGCATCACCCTTTTTTTCAACGCCGCGACGTTGCCTCCAAGTTCAAGCTTcccccgccgcaccgccgccgccggattcGAGCCGCACATCCGCCACCCTCCGCTAGAAAATCGGCTTTTTGCCGCCATGATGCCGCCGCCTAATTCGAACTCCCCTACAACCCCGCCGCTTCCGGTTACGAGCCGCACACCCGCCTCCACGCTGCCCAATTCGAGCCCCCGCTGCTGGCCTTTCGAGCTCCCGCCGCCGCATTTGAACACAAAGGCTCGGGCGCCGCACCGCTACTCATCGCTCGGCCGTGGGTGCTCCTCTCGAAGCTCGGTCGCTGCCGCTCGGTCCGCAGCCTGCATCGCCGCCATGCCGCCGTTGAACTATTTTACATCTTCATTTGCATCATCTGTTGGAGTTAGCACTTTTACATTACAAATATACATTATCTGTTGGAGTTGCCTCTTTTTTGAAGATGCAAAATGCACTTTTTGTAGATGCAAATTTTTTACATCTCCTATTTTACATCTTCAAATTTCTATCTTCTATTAGAGATGCTCTAACAAAGTGCAGATGATGGTGGCTGTCAGCCTGTCACCGCATTGGGCTGACAGCCCAAGCCCTAGCCTTGCCGGCGCTGCAAGATTGATAGTTGAACACTTGCAGAGCTGTGACCAAAACCACAGGTCGCACACCCACTTGATACACACAGGGCTAAATAAGCTTAAACTCTTACGTTTAACCTGTTAGGTGACAGCtggtttatgtatatatatatatatatatatatatatatatatatatatcacgttGGTAATACAAACTCAGTATAAGATAATGCAAACGGCCGCTCTTCTAAAAGCTAGAGATGACACTGTCAGCATCAAGAAACAACTGAGAAACTTTAGCTCAGGTGTTGCGAGTCATGCCCCTGAGAATGATGGCCTTCCAGAGGGCACTTGCAATGTTTCTGCAGCTCCAGGTACTTCTCCATGTTGAAACCATGCTTCACGCAAAGCTTTCTCCTCCTCGACTCAAACATCCTCTCCATGAAGTCTTGATACGTCGGGTCCCTGATGACGAAGTAGGCATAGCCAACCAGCAGCCCCGAGGTGGTCGGGAAAATAGATACTACCAcctagtggtagttaccaccacccTTACTGCCGTCGGATGCCATCCATGTGTGGAAGCTGATTAACGGGTCACGGTTTTGGAAGTAGCTAGATTTTCTCAACCCGATTAAATATCCAGCCGCACCCTCCCGATTTATATGGCTAGTTTTATCATAGTATATAACTACCTCGAGTCAAAGCAAATGAGGCTAGCCTTTAAAATATATCCGTCGGCTTCGCGGCCGCCGCTGGCGTCATGTTTCACGGGAGGTAAGCATGTGGAGTTATTACGGTGATCCATCCCAAAACACATATGTTAATCTTTGCTTCATCTTTTTTTTGTGGGGTAATCTTTGCTCCATCTTGCTCTATTTCTCTAGATTTAGCATATGTACGTGTGACCTATGGATGCCAAGACCGGTGCTCATGCTTCAGATCAGGACTACACAATCAGAAAAAAAAGAGGCCCATCTGCAACGGATATTTTGTCTTTCGTGATCCATATGCTTGGAAAATGTGAATAATTCATCTTTTATCTTTAATTCCAGGTTGGGGACAagatatatacacatgcacggccTTCATGCGAGTTTTATCCCTGAAGTGAGATAGACGGCATCATGCGTACATACACCGGCCCTATCATCGACGACAACATGGCGTTGATATCCGTGGCCGGGCGCATTCTTGCTTTCCGGGACATTACTCGTCTGCTGTTGTTGTCGGGCTACCAAATGCTAATACTAATTCTTTTATATTTTGTTGGATACTTTTCAACATTTCAAAGTACGTCGCCATCGGATCTGTGGCCGTGGCGACGCCGACGACATCCACCAACTATGTTGGCTCCGCACTTGCACCACGTACTGTTCAGTACTGCTCCGGCACTTCTGACATACCTGATGATGGTGAGAAGTGGAGACACATGGTAGAGGGACGTGATTGCTccagcatggcggcggcggctgcaccaACGTATACGTCCGATCACAGATTAAGAGTTGCTAAACAAAGTTCAGGGATGATAAGATGGGCACATGACCGGAAGGAAACAACAGAATAAATTGTATATGATCATTCGATGTCACGTAGAGGTCGATGGAATCATGGATGAACTACTTATATTATCTGTGTAGTACATCAATGTGTATATGTTGGCTCCGTATCTTTAATTTGTTGTAGCAAGAGATAATACTACATACTATATTTCTTGTAGCAAGAGATAATACTACATACTTTTTTTCGCGAGATAATACTACATACTACCTTTTAATTATTATACTCCATACTACTTTTCTTACATATAGTCTCTTTTTGTAATCTACATATTCCCTTTCTCTAATAATACATACTATATGCGTGCATGTGAGAGTGCCTCGGAAATTCCACGGAATGCACGCTAACATACTACTATTACGTATACATACGCTCTCTTTTTAATTCCATTGATATACTCAATCCTTGTCTTAATACTGTAAACCTCAATTAAACATCATACTCTGTACTCCAATTTAAGAGCGTACATACTCTATACACCATGCCTCCAACAACTGTAAGGCATACATCATACTTTTCATAATCTATATGACTATGGAGTATATATATTCTACTTTTTCTGAAGTATATAGTATGTATAACATAGCTCGACGAATATACTGTATATAGAGTATATATGGAGTATATATATTCTACTTTTTCTGAAGTATATAGTATGTACCTATAATATAGCTGGACAAGTATACTATAGTGTATGGAGTATGTATATTGAGACTATCCAGCGGGGGTAGAATATGTATGGAACAGATATACCATAAAGGAACAAGAGGATGTTTTTAATATTAGTTGGTGCAGTACGTAAGTCACGCTAACTAACCCTTATCCGGTGTTTAAAAAAGCAGCTAGCACTTATCCACGCAGTGATATGCGGTGCATGCGGTCGGGCTACTAGCGTGTTGTTCAACTAACTACTGAGAGTGAAATGTTAATGGATCACTATTCATCCACTAACCCGTTTGCACATCGGTGTAGAAGGACACATGGCACATAGATAATTAggaggtaactaccactgcttgtagataAAATTTGTCGTATATCACTTTGGTAATACAAACTCAGTATAAGATAATGCAAACGGCCGCTCTTCTAAAAGCTAGAGATGACACTGTCAGCATCAAGAAACAACTGAGAAACTTTAGCTCAGGTGTTGCGAGTCATGCCCCTGAGAATGATGGCCTTCCAGAGGGCACTTGCAATGTTTCTGCAGCTCCAGGTACTTCTCCATGTTGAAACCATGCTTCACGCAAAGCTTTCTCCTCCTCGACTCAAACATCCTCTCCATGAAGTCTTGATACGTCGGGTCCCTTGAGGTGATGACGAAGTAGGCATAGCCAACCAGCAGCCCCGAGGTGGTCGTGAAGAAGGCAATCGGCTCCATCACGTCCCATGAGAACTCCCAGAACGTGAGACGGAAGAAGATCCCAACCTGGAGCATGAAGAACCCTAAGCCAGTCCACAGGACTCGCCGGACTTGCTTGTGTGCCAGCTTGTCGATCTCTTCCTTCTTTTCCTGGAGCTGCTTAAACTCTGCCTGTCTCGTGTCGTTGTCTGGTGCGAGTGCAAGCGGCACCGCCCTTCTGACCAGGTCCACAACCTAAAAACAGTGATTGACCATAAATATATCAGTTGAAAATTTAACTGCATGTCCGCCTTTTTTCATGTAGCATAAGAAAAATGATCAACTCTTACCAAATAACTCACAACCATACATAATAGATCACCACAAAAGATTTCAAAGTTGTCACTTGCCCACATACGAAAGCAACAGAAACAACGTTATGCTGAATTGTTGATGAGGCAATCCTTGTTGAATAAATATAGTTTTTGGATTTATTGCCACATGTGAGGTGGATGCTTGGATGCTTTTAACTGGTGTAGGCATCACCTAAATAAGAAAACAATGTCCACTTTTCTGCTCACAGGATTCTAAGGTCCTTATTCTGACCAGGGTAGGTGAAGAGAAGGGAGATCCCTTATTTCTACCACATGAGGTGAATTGTCCAATCTTGTTTTTTATAACTCTGAGAAAATTAATCTACGCACCCCCGGCTGAATATATGCTACTTCAGCTAAATTATTGTTACCTCCCAATTATACACAACACTAGTCCTTTCCACTGTTCGTTGTTCATCCACGCAATTAAACACAATTCCACAATTAAACAGTGGTCAATATCATCTAATCAATTTGGACAGCAAATCAGTCTACCGGACTCCCTATGGCGCAGCGGTTCAAACAGGAATGCATGACCCCAATACATACATTTCCCACAAAAACTGAGGTGAATGAAATTGCATTTGAAGCCATTGTATTTCTACCAAATTTGACCAGCGTTGAGTTGCTACCTATTCAAACTATGTAGTGATCTGGCAAATGAGTGATCATAGAACATCCAATTCACAGATATGACTAAACTAGTACTAGTACTCAAAAGGTTTGCGCTTTCACGAGTAAAGCTCTCCGTGCACAAGAACTCAAATCACTAAATAAATGCTGCCAATTGGAATCGGAGAACAGATCGTCGTGAAAGCACCTCGTTTAGTTAGGTTTAGCTACAAAGAGGGAAGGCGCGAGTGAAGAAAACCTAGCAAGAGCAAAATGTTGACCTTCTCGGGGTGGAGGTACGCCTTGTCCCGGAAGAGAAGCACGACGCCGGAGTCGTCCATGGCTCGGGCCAACACCTCCGCCTCGCCGCGCGTGCGGGCCGCACCGGCCTCCACGCAGGCGTCGAGGAGCTCCCCGTAGCCGACCACCTCGCCCCGCCCTTCCTCCCGCAGCCGCCTCTTGAGCGCCTCCACGCCCACGAGCCGCACCAGACGCCGCGCCTCCGCCGGCGTCACCTCCGCATCCGGACCCCgacgcggctgcggcggcggggagaaGAGGCGGAGGTGCCGCAGAGTGCAGGCCGCCGTGGAGGGTGCCGGAGACAGGGAGGGCCTCCGGAGGGGCACGAGGAGGCGGGAAGCGGCTGCGCGCAacatggcggcggtggtggccggTGCCGGCGGTCCGCGTGCGAAGGCGAGGAAGCTCACGAGATGGCCTCTTTTCGGACGAGGAGGCGTTTCTGTCTATCGCCGTCA from Triticum aestivum cultivar Chinese Spring chromosome 4A, IWGSC CS RefSeq v2.1, whole genome shotgun sequence harbors:
- the LOC123086425 gene encoding calcium uniporter protein 6, mitochondrial isoform X2; the encoded protein is MLRAAASRLLVPLRRPSLSPAPSTAACTLRHLRLFSPPPQPRRGPDAEVTPAEARRLVRLVGVEALKRRLREEGRGEVVGYGELLDACVEAGAARTRGEAEVLARAMDDSGVVLLFRDKAYLHPEKVVDLVRRAVPLALAPDNDTRQAEFKQLQEKKEEIDKLAHKQVRRVLWTGLGFFMLQVGIFFRLTFWEFSWDVMEPIAFFTTTSGLLVGYAYFVITSRDPTYQDFMERMFESRRRKLCVKHGFNMEKYLELQKHCKCPLEGHHSQGHDSQHLS
- the LOC123086425 gene encoding calcium uniporter protein 6, mitochondrial isoform X1; the protein is MLRAAASRLLVPLRRPSLSPAPSTAACTLRHLRLFSPPPQPRRGPDAEVTPAEARRLVRLVGVEALKRRLREEGRGEVVGYGELLDACVEAGAARTRGEAEVLARAMDDSGVVLLFRDKAYLHPEKVVDLVRRAVPLALAPDNDTRQAEFKQLQEKKEEIDKLAHKQVRRVLWTGLGFFMLQVGIFFRLTFWEFSWDVMEPIAFFTTTSGLLVGYAYFVITSRDPTYQDFMERMFESRRRKLCVKHGFNMEKYLELQKHCKCPLEGHHSQGHDSQHLS